ATAAATAATTGGTCAAGGAGGCTTATTTTTAGCTTTCTTTTTTAATTTGCAGTATTGTATATGCATATAAATCATTATTTATTCGTTCATTATCTAATCTATTTTTATTTTAATATCTTGACATTTATATCTTCAATTCTTTTAATTGATAGTAATATTATATTGTTTGTTTTGTTGTTTAGATAAATTTAACATTAATGTTTTTTGTATGATGTTGAATTTGAATTAGATAAATTATCAGATGCGAGTAAGGATGTTTTATTAGATTCAGCATTAATAGTTGGGAAAGAGTTGGTACAAGAATTAAGAGCACAAGTCGTATAAATAGGACGAGATTTAAGAGAGGTGTTAATTAGTAATACAAACGTGGAAAATGATATTATCAAAAGTATTATCAGGAGTATTAGAAGTAGAAAAATTAATGGGAAAAATTTTTAAAATGTTTTTTTGTTTGATTATGATTATTGTTAGAGTATATTAGAAGATTTTTTTATGAAAACAAATATGAAGTTTACTAGTAAGGAAAGTGAGGTAAAAAACATTTTGGGAGAAGTAGAAAGGGGATTACACACGGTGGTGCTGGAGATGCTGCTGGTGATGATGAGGTAGGGTAAATTATTCTCGTCTGATAATTCTGGTGATTCTGCTTGTGAGGCGAAGAAATCATCAGCGGAGCCATTATTAAAAGAAGTAGGAGAGCAGTAGACTTAACTTGTGCTGATATATTACAAGCTATAGTGGAAATGGTGGTAATGTATTGGCTTGAGACTATCAAGGCTAAAGCTAAAAATGGAACAGTTGACAATAAGAATAGAGAAGACAATAGATGCAGAGCGAGAGAGAGTGAAGGAAGCTGTTGAAATTAATGCTGATGCTACTAATCCAAGAGGTTCTTAAAATAATGATGCATCATAATTTAATAAATGATTACGGAATAATAAAAGATATATAGATAGACTGCAGGTAGTGAAAGGAAAATCGCTGTAGCTCTCTTTTATTGTATTTAGGAGAGTATAGAAGTAGAATCAGTTATGATTGAAAGAGTTATTTATCAATAGTAGATATATTTTTGTTGTTGTTTATGCATGTTTTGTTTATATTTGTTAAATGGAGCAAATAAAGGGAACAGAAGGGTGTTGGAGGATTGATGCTGAAGATGGGGATATTAGTGGTTATATTGATTATGGGATGTGGGCAAGAGGTGAAAGATGGAGTTAAGATAAAGAAGGGGATTGTTACTAGGCATGATGAAAGTGGTTTAGATTTGAATTTGGTTAGTGAAAATATAAAGAGTGCGATTGGATTTGCTGAGAAAGTAAAAGAAGTTCGTGTTTTAGTTAAGTCAGTTGATGGATTGACTTAAGTTATAGGAAAGAAAGTTTAGGTTGCTGTTACTTTAGTGATGTTTGATACTTTAACAGACTCTGTAAGCTCTTTAATTGCATCTTATACTGCATCTTTTGCAAAAATCTAATAATGTACTATTGTTTGTTTAGAGCAATAAGATTTTTTGTTCCTTTAATTATATCTATAAATGGAGAACACTTTCAGAAAGTGGAACAGGGATTAATACGTGTTAAGAATTATTTGATTTATTAAAAGATATGGCTTTTGAGGCTAATGCTGAAATGAATATAGAGGATAGTAAAGTTATGGAAAAATTAATTGTTGATGTAAATAAATTAGCTATTAGTGTTGTTAATGATATTACTATTTTGGAAATTAGTGATACTAAAACTAAAGCCGCTATCGTTTCTAATAGTGAAAACGTTCAAGATATTATTAGTGGAATTAAAGCAATAGTTGCACTTTCTGAGGAGTCAGGTGTATTCATTGA
Above is a window of Borrelia hispanica CRI DNA encoding:
- a CDS encoding Vsp/OspC family lipoprotein, with translation MLKMGILVVILIMGCGQEVKDGVKIKKGIVTRHDESGLDLNLVSENIKSAIGFAEKVKEVRVLVKSVDGLT